The segment TCGAAAGAACTACTCTTTATTGCATATAGGATGTATTTTGATTTGTTTCAAATGAGAACACTTGATCTCAAAACGTGTTTTGCATAAACTTTAACTGTAGAAAGGATGACACATCTATGGAGCTTTATACAACTGGCTATGAGGGAGAACTCATTGATCAATGGGTCGAGAAATTAAGGGATGCCGGTGTTACTGTTTTGGTTGATATTCGTGAGAGAGCAATCAGTCGGAAAAAGGGGTTTTCCAAAACCGCTTTAAGAAACCAGCTTGAAGCAAACGACATCAGTTATTTACACTATAGGGACTTGGGGTCGCCGTCGGAAATTCGGAAAAAATTGATGCGTGATAAGGACTACATTTCATTTTTCGAACAATACAACCAACATTTAAACGATCAAGAGGAAAAGCTTCGTGAACTGGCCACTATCTTAGAACACGAGAAGGCTTGTCTGATGTGTTTTGAAAAAAATCATAGACAATGCCATCGAAGTGCAGTGGTGGAGCGGTTGGAAAAAATTTACCCCGGTGAGGTGAGGGTTGAGCATCTATAGCGAACAGGAAGAATGGAAAGAGGTCGAGGTTTTTGTTGTTGTAAAGACTTACCCAAATGCCAGTCGTAAATATCAAGAGGTGGTCTGTACGGCTGCAATCACAAAAGAGGGGGAATGGATACGACTTTACCCAATTCAATTTAGGCAAATGGAGAAGGAACGTCAGTTCAAGAAATATACATGGGTAAAAACTAGAATTAAGCGTGCTAGTAAGAAGGATCGCCGATCGGACAGTTATTACCCGGATATGGATCATTTTGAAATCATCCGAGAGGTCTCTACCAAAAATAATTGGGATGAAAGAAAGTTGATTGTTCTACCGACACGCTCAAATTCCCTTGAGGAAATAAAAGAGCGTTTGGGAAGAGAAGGGAAATCTCTTGGCATTTTCAAACCACGGGAAATAACAGACTTTAAAATCATAAGGAATGAAAAGTCAAGTCGAGCCAACCCTTCAAAGCATGTTCAGGGAAGTCTTTTTGTTCCGGAGCCGCCTAAGGAGTTGGAAAGTATTCCTTATGATTTCAAATATGTTTTTAAATGCGATGATTCTAGATGTAAAGGCCATACGATGATCATACTTGATTGGGAAATCAATCAGGCTTTTAGAAAATGGACCAGAAAGTATGGCAGTGAAGAAACCGCGTTAGAAAAAATCAGATACCGGTGGTTTGAGGATATATGTGGACCGGATAAAGATACTCATCTAATTGTAGGAAGCCACAACCGATTTGTTGAAACCTTTATGGTACTGGGTGTTTTCTATCCCAAAAAAGAAGCTCAGTTGTCACTATTTGATCTTGAACTGTAGAATTAACAAGGTTTTTCGAACGGAAAAATTCGACCGGAAAACGACCGGAAAAGTACCGGAAAAACACCGGAAAACCTCCGGAAAAAAACATCGGAAATCGGGTATAACAGGAATAAGCGAGGTTTTGAAAACAAAATAAACAATAGGTTGAGAGGTATTCGGATTCCCGAGTACCTTTTCTTTTTCAGAGGAGGGGTATAAACGTTTTCTCTATCAAGTAATTGAAGGTGACTGTTTGGAGCAAATGAAAAAGCTGCCGTCGGAAATTCTGGATGCGGTCATTACAGACCCACCATACTGTAGTGGATCCCGACAGGAGTCGGGGAAGGGACAGCGGAACCGGATGACGACAACCAAATCCAGTCGGTGGTTCGGGGGTGACGGTCTCTCCACCCAGGGCTTTCTCTGGTTTATGCGACAGTGCGCTTTGGAGTGGAACCGATTGTTGAAGCCGGGCGGACATGTTCTGGTCTTCATCGACTGGCGGATGATGACTTACTTGGCCGCGGCCATAGAGAGTGCCGACTTTCGGTACAACTCCCTACTGGTCTGGGACAAAACCTACTTCACTATGGGGGCCTGCTTCCGGAACCAGCATGAGTTGATTCTCCACTTTTCAAAGGGAAAGGGAGTGCCGCAACGGAGAGACGTGGGCAATGTCCTTTCCCAGAAGCCGGTCCGAAACGGTCAGCATCCCACAGAAAAGCCAGTGGATCTAATTGAAAGGCTTCTATCCGTAGTGTGTCCCAAACATGGCTTGGTTCTGGACAGCTTTGCGGGTAGTGGGACGACTGGGGTGGCTTGTTTGCGGTCCGGCCGCCATTATGTGCTGATCGAGCGGGATCCATATTATGCGGAGGTGGCTCGGGGCCGACTTCAAAGGGAGGAAGAAATGAAACATAGTCAAGAGGAGGGGGTGAGGAAATCGTGAGTCCGATGGAGGCGCCGTTGCTTATTCGTGATGTGGATAGTTTATTAATCGTGGCTGTTGTGGTCTCTGGGATCTTCGCTTTCTTTGGATTGTTGTTAAAGATAGGAAACTTAGGGGGATTTGGAAAGTGAGCATGGGTTGACCATTGGAAAGTTAGGCGAGGAATCCGAAAGGAGGTGACAAAGGTTGCTGTGGCTTCCAGACGAAACGAACCGTCTTTTTGGTGAGGAAGCATTCCGGAAAGTGTTGAACCTTGGGCGAAGTAAACCGGACACGGAAACATCGAAAGAATAGGCACCCAACAGGGTGTTTTTCTTTTGCTCACAATTCAACACAAGAAAGGGAGAGTTGAATGAAAAAGAACATGAAAAAAGTGATTCCCGTAGCAACGGTGACTCTGGGCATGGTGGCGGCTGGAGGGACGGCGGCGGTATTTGCCAACCCGGACGGAACCCCGGCCAGTGATCTGCCAGCCCAGGTGGAAACACCGGAAGTGAAGTTCGCTCCAGTGGAAGAGGCGCCGCAATCGGAAGTGGAACAAATCCCGGAGGAAAAACCCAAGCCTCAACCGGAACCTCGGGTCCAGGCTGAAGTCGGTGGGCAGGTAGAAGAGAAGCCAAAAACTGAGGAAAAGCCCAGACAGGAATCGCCAAAACAGGAGCGGCGGAGTCCGGCAAGGAGCGAAGAAAAGGCTTCTTCTTCACAGCAAGCACCTTCCTCCCCTACTTCCCATGGTGGAACGAACGGAGCGACAAACCAAGCTTCTGAAAAGTCAGCTGTGAAAACCGCTGGGGAAAAACCGGTGAATGTGTCTGAAGAAAAGCAAGTTGCCGCGTCGGATTCAGAGAAAGAAGAAGAGGAGGGGACTTCCGATAGCCAAACGAGCGAGAGCGAAAAAGCGGATGCCGGGACGACTGAAGAAGAAGCCGAGCGGACACCCGAGACCCAAGATGGCGGGAAGATGCCGAAGACCGCTGCACCCGGCCCCTTGGCAGCCCTGATGGGGGCTGGACTGATGGTGGGGGGTGCAGTGGTAAAACGGTTCCGGTTCCGACGTGGGTAGGTTGTGATTGGTGATGTTTCGTAAAAAGCCATACTATCTGAACTATCCATGGTGGTATCCAAAGCAGTTGATCGGGCGGATCCTTCTTCTCGGAGGGTTCGCTCTTCTCATTTACGGTGGAGTCGATTGGTATCAGCAGGCAACACTGGGCCAGTCAGCAAAGCCGCTCCCGGAGGTGGAGGCCACTCCTGAAAAAGTGGGAGAGGAAGTGATTAGAATCGCCCTATCACAGATGCGGTTATCGGAGGACTCAGGAGTTGTTTGGCAACATCTTCCCAAGAAAGGGGAACGTTTCGGAGATTTAGAGATTCCCAAGTTGAAGATCCGGCTTCCGGTAGTAGAGGGAACCGGTGAAAAGGAGCTGCGGAAGGGCGTCGGCCACTATTCCACCTCCGTTTTCCCGGGGGAACCAGACAATGCGGTTTTGGCTGGGCATCGGGAATCGGCACTCGGGAAGATCGGGAAGCTGAAGAAGGGTGACGAAATTGTTGTTAAGACGAAACATGAAGGGACGTTTACCTATGAAGTGACCAAGCATTGGATTACAGACGAGAATGATCGGTCCGTGATTGTTTCACACGAATCATCAAAGCTCACCGTGATCACTTGCTATCCTTTCAATGCAATCGGGAGCCCTGAGCGGTACATCGTTCAGGCGGATCTGGTGGATGTTCAAAAATAACAAAATGAAGGAGAGATGAATCATGAATAAAACGGAATTGACCAAACGGGTGGCGCAGGAAACGGGGAAGAGCAAAACAGAAGCCGGACAAATGGTTGATGTAGTCTTGGGTCAGATCTCCGAAGCTTTGCAACGCGGGGAAAAGGTCTCTCTCTTCGGGTTCGGCAACTTCGAGGTACGGGAACGGGCGGCACGAATGGCTCGGAACCCGAAGACAGGGGAAACAATTCACGTTGAGGCGAAACGCATCCCAGCGTTCAAGCCCGGAAAGCAGTTGAAAGAAGTCGTCAATGGATAAATCAATCAGGGCGTCCTGTTACAAGCGGGGCGCCTTTATTATTCCTTTTCAAAGGAGAGATTCCATGACTGGAAAGACACACGCATCGCTCGGGTTGGCTACGGGTACGGCGGTAGCATGGTATACCGGGGCCCAGGGAGGCGAGTTGGTTTTCACCTTAGCCGCGGCCACTGTAGCGGCATTGTTACCAGACCTTGATGAGAAGTCCAGCAAGATCAATCAAGCACTGTTTGGAAAGTTACCGCGATCTTACCGATCTGCGGCTCTTACCGTCATAGGCATTGCCGGAGTCGCCGGGTTTATCGCGTACGAGTTGCCCTTGTGGGTGCTGGTGTTGAGTCTATTTTTGGTTGGTGTCTCCTTTGCTGCCCATCGAGGACTTACGCATTCATTGATTGCCTTGATCACTGTGGTATGGGTAACATCTCAGGTTTTTCCTCTTTTCACCCTGGCGGTGGGAACCGGTTATTTGTCCCACTTGTTGGCGGATGCGGTGACCAGCCAAGGTGTTCCGTTGTTTTGGCCGTGGCAGAAGCGAGTAAGCTTGAGCAATGCGGGAGTGAGGATTCGGACAGGAAGGACAACTGATCAGGTGACTGGTGCTTTGGCTGGATGGGGGTCCGGGCTCATGTTGATTTGGCTAATTTTCGCATAAGACAAAGCGGTCCGGCGGTGTCGGGCTGCTTTCTGTTATGCGAAAAAACGAAAGGGTTGGAGGAGAGATGGCGAGGAAGTGGAGCAAACATGAGGATCAATTGCTGGCGGAAACCATATTCAAACACATTGAAGACGGAAGCACTCAATTAGCAGCGTTTGCGGAAACGGGAGAACGGTTAGGCCGATCACCGGAAGCCTGTGGATTCCGGTGGAACAACGTGTTGCGAAAAAAATATGAAGCGTCATTGCAAATCGCACAGGAGCAGGCCCGTTCCGTCCGGACACGATCCAAGCTCCACCTGGAAGACGGATGGGATGAAAAAGAAATCCCTAAGATGGTCAACTGGATGATCCGCTATTTGCGGTGGTGGAGGGATCGTTGGGCAGGGAGAGAGCGTGAGAGAAAGGAATTGAAGGAGAAGATTCGGAGAAAAGAGGAGGTTATTCGTCAATTAAAGCGAGAGAACGAGCAACTCCAAAGGGAGAGGTTAACGGGGACGATGTTCGGTATGGAGACAAACGGAAATCTAGTACGGGTGGAGGGAAGGTAACACGATGAGTATCGGAAAGATCAGGTCCCTGTTTGGCTGACCCGATTGATTTTCTTTTGATGTTGTCGATTGTCATTGGTACGGCTGTTTCAGTTGCTGTTGTTTACTTCGTGTGGGGATTCAATTGAGAGATAAGTAACCAAAGGAGTGAGATGAGTGAGGAAAATTGGAATCACTGCTTTGCTGTTACTTGTACTTTCCGGTGGGTTGATTGTAATTGGGCAAAAAAATATGGACCGGGCTTATTCCGGGTTGGTGGGAGCACCATTTGAAATAATCCAAGGTAAACCTACAGGCCTCCGATAAAGGTCAGGGTGAGTTCTTGAATCGGATAGACATAATGGGAATTATGTCCGAAAAAGAGGGAAAAGCGGTGGGGATTCGATGGGTTTTTGAGACATAACAGAAAGGCAGAGGTCAGAAATGCGATGAGACATAATGAATCAGGACGAGAGGCCTTGGATGATTTCCGTCGCTGGATGGAAATCAGCGGGTATTCTTCAAACACTATCGAGAGTTACATCCGGGGGGTCAGAAGCTACTTCGATTGGTTCTGCGGAAAGTATGGACGGGATCCCCGGGAGTTGTTCAGAGAGAACATCGTGGATTACCTTCAGGATCTGAAACGCCGGGAGGTGGGGCACGTCACATATAATTCTTACTTGGCTGCCCTCCAACGGCTGAATGCTTTCTGGATCGAGAGAGGCATTCAGGCGGATATCGTGATTCTCAAGAGGGATCGGTGGAAAGCACAGGCCGGAAACGAATCGCCCACCCAGCATACGACAGAAGAGGTGGAGCGGTTTCTGCAGGTGATATTGGAATCCGGAAACCGGCGGGATTACACCTTGGCCTTCTTCTTGGCTTACACGGGGTTGAGAGTATCTGAAGCCATTCACCTTCAGATGAAGGACGTGAACCTCCCGGCCAGACAATTGGTGGTTCAGTTTGGGAAGGGGCAGAAGCGGCGGGAGGTTCCGATGAGTACCCGCCTGGTTCAGGTCATCCGAAGCTACCTGAAGGACATCCGGCCTAAGTACCGAACGGCGGAGAGGAGTCCCTACCTTTTCGTTAGTCCCCGAGGACAACAACTTTCCCGGAAAACAATATATGGTCTACTTGTAAAGTACAGCCGACAGGCAGGGGTGAATCCGGAGATTACACCGCACAGCCTTCGGCATTTTTTCTGTACTCGGGCTTTGGAGGCGGGATACACAATTGAGGAGGTGAGGCAGATTGCCGGTCATGCCAACGTCAACACCACCCTGATTTATGCCCACCCCAGCCGGAAGTCAATGCTGGAGAAGATTGACCGACTTTGATCAAGATAGGTACCGGGCCGAAAGGCTTTTTTTCATGAAAAGAAAGGGTGGTATGAATGAACGACGACAAACTCATAGGTTTTTCTGAAGGGAATCCGGTTGGACTTGGTCAACCCGTACCGGATGCCCGGTTGGTTTTCCAAGAGCAAACCTATTGGGTCGAATATGACAATGTTACTAACAGCCTGATGCACATAGGGCCACTGGGCCGGGGAATGGGAGCCCATTGGGAATACCGGGAGGACGGGAGCACTGTGATCCACTGGCACAACGGGGAGTCCATGGTGGTACCGGCTGGGGAAAATCCGGAATGTTATGCAGTGGCGTATCTTCGCTCTCGGCAGACCCAGGAACGAAAGGAGGACGGTTCATGAACTGGCGTAAGATCCGCATCACCACGACCACCACCCTCATGCTGGGCATCGTCGGGGTTGGAGCATACAACGCCCTGTTTCCTCCTCAGGTCGCTCCGGCGGCGGAGGAGTCCAAACAACCCACCGGGGTGTCGGTGGACTCCACCCAGGGAGCCGCCACCTATGCCCTGTATTTCACCAACTACTGGCTCACAGGAAACTTGGAGGAAGCCCAAAAATATGCGGCCAAAGGATTCGAGGTGCCTAACAGCCTTCCCAAACCGCAAAAGGTGGAAAACATCATCACCTGGGGGGCTCGGAGCCTTGATGAGCACCGGGTGATGGTCACCATCCGGGCCCGGGGAGAAAAAGACCGGGTCCTCTGGTTGGAGGTGCCCGTGATAGCGGATCGGGGGAGTTATGGGGTGTATGGGATCCCGATCTTCGTCCCGGAGCCGGGAACCGCGAAAAAACCGGATCCCCCGGAGATCGATTCCATCGATGACCGGAAGGCGGAGGCAGGAATCCGACAGACCGTCCAATCCTTCTTCCGGAACTATGCAGGGGGGTCCCCAGAGGATCTCTCCAACTTGTTTTTGGACAGCCGCCCTCGGATGGTGTTGGATCTGGAGGGGGAGTTTTTGAAGGGAGTGCAAATGGAGATCAGTCATCCGAAAAATGGTCAAGTCTAT is part of the Kroppenstedtia eburnea genome and harbors:
- a CDS encoding DUF488 family protein, whose protein sequence is MELYTTGYEGELIDQWVEKLRDAGVTVLVDIRERAISRKKGFSKTALRNQLEANDISYLHYRDLGSPSEIRKKLMRDKDYISFFEQYNQHLNDQEEKLRELATILEHEKACLMCFEKNHRQCHRSAVVERLEKIYPGEVRVEHL
- a CDS encoding DNA-methyltransferase, whose translation is MKKLPSEILDAVITDPPYCSGSRQESGKGQRNRMTTTKSSRWFGGDGLSTQGFLWFMRQCALEWNRLLKPGGHVLVFIDWRMMTYLAAAIESADFRYNSLLVWDKTYFTMGACFRNQHELILHFSKGKGVPQRRDVGNVLSQKPVRNGQHPTEKPVDLIERLLSVVCPKHGLVLDSFAGSGTTGVACLRSGRHYVLIERDPYYAEVARGRLQREEEMKHSQEEGVRKS
- a CDS encoding sortase produces the protein MFRKKPYYLNYPWWYPKQLIGRILLLGGFALLIYGGVDWYQQATLGQSAKPLPEVEATPEKVGEEVIRIALSQMRLSEDSGVVWQHLPKKGERFGDLEIPKLKIRLPVVEGTGEKELRKGVGHYSTSVFPGEPDNAVLAGHRESALGKIGKLKKGDEIVVKTKHEGTFTYEVTKHWITDENDRSVIVSHESSKLTVITCYPFNAIGSPERYIVQADLVDVQK
- a CDS encoding HU family DNA-binding protein, translated to MNKTELTKRVAQETGKSKTEAGQMVDVVLGQISEALQRGEKVSLFGFGNFEVRERAARMARNPKTGETIHVEAKRIPAFKPGKQLKEVVNG
- a CDS encoding metal-dependent hydrolase; this encodes MTGKTHASLGLATGTAVAWYTGAQGGELVFTLAAATVAALLPDLDEKSSKINQALFGKLPRSYRSAALTVIGIAGVAGFIAYELPLWVLVLSLFLVGVSFAAHRGLTHSLIALITVVWVTSQVFPLFTLAVGTGYLSHLLADAVTSQGVPLFWPWQKRVSLSNAGVRIRTGRTTDQVTGALAGWGSGLMLIWLIFA
- a CDS encoding tyrosine-type recombinase/integrase, which gives rise to MDDFRRWMEISGYSSNTIESYIRGVRSYFDWFCGKYGRDPRELFRENIVDYLQDLKRREVGHVTYNSYLAALQRLNAFWIERGIQADIVILKRDRWKAQAGNESPTQHTTEEVERFLQVILESGNRRDYTLAFFLAYTGLRVSEAIHLQMKDVNLPARQLVVQFGKGQKRREVPMSTRLVQVIRSYLKDIRPKYRTAERSPYLFVSPRGQQLSRKTIYGLLVKYSRQAGVNPEITPHSLRHFFCTRALEAGYTIEEVRQIAGHANVNTTLIYAHPSRKSMLEKIDRL
- a CDS encoding conjugal transfer protein; its protein translation is MNWRKIRITTTTTLMLGIVGVGAYNALFPPQVAPAAEESKQPTGVSVDSTQGAATYALYFTNYWLTGNLEEAQKYAAKGFEVPNSLPKPQKVENIITWGARSLDEHRVMVTIRARGEKDRVLWLEVPVIADRGSYGVYGIPIFVPEPGTAKKPDPPEIDSIDDRKAEAGIRQTVQSFFRNYAGGSPEDLSNLFLDSRPRMVLDLEGEFLKGVQMEISHPKNGQVYVQADASLQIDGQAVSQTYEFWLKKSGSKWLIDKTNPVIPLEE